From the bacterium genome, the window GGGGGCTGGTAAGTGGGTTTATAGGCTCTGGTGGGGCATTTGTGCTAACCCCTGGGATGATGAGTCTGGGGGTGCCGGGTTTGGTATCTGTAGCCAGTAATATGTGTCATAAATTTCCCAAAGCACTTGTCGGGGCTATCAAGCGAGCAAGGTATGGTCAGGTAGATGTTAAACTTGGTCTGATTATGGGTATATCTGCTGAAGCAGGTGTGCTTTATGGTGCTAATATTCAAGAAGGTATTAAAAAAACATTTGGGGAGGCAGGTTCAAATCTTTACATCAGCATAGTCTTTATTGTAATCCTTGGAATTGTAGGCACATTTGTGCTTCTGGATGCATTAGCGACTTACAAAGATAATAGTATCCATCAAGAAGAAAGGTTAACTAAACTTGCCCGTTGGGTGCAATCCATACATATCCCCGGAACAATGATTTACTTTGAGAGTTTAAAGGCACGGGTGTCAGTGCTCTTTACCATCCCTCTTGGTTTTGCCACCGGTATGCTTGCCGCTACTATTGCTGTGGGTGGTTTTATTGGTGTTCCGTCAATGATTTATATCCTTGGTGCACCGAGTCTTATGGCTTCTGCCACAGAGCTGGTGATAGCCTTTGTCATGGGACTGGGTGGCAGTCTTAAATATGCCTTACATGGAATGGTCGATATTAGACTGGCAATGATAATTCTTGGCGGCTCACTTTTTGGTATTCATCTGGGTGCTATTGGCACAACCTATGTTAAGCCTTTTATGATTAAAGTCGTGATGGGGGTGATAATGGTCACTGTCCTTTTTAGCCGCAGTTTGATGATACCAGTTTATCTTGCCCAGCTGGGAATCATTCAGAATATGAGTAAAATCACTATGATGTGGCTAAATAATTTGAGCTTTGCCATTATGGCATTAGCCTTGCTTTTAGGTGCCTTTATTATTCTCAAGGCACTCTGGCAGGGATTGACAGCAGAAAAACGATAGTAACCATTCACCGCAGAGACGCAGAGGAACAGAGAAATAAACCAGATAACAGAAAAGATTATTGAGGCAATCATTGTCCTGCATAGAACATCAAAACCAAATTGTTAATCAATCATGAGATGTCGGTCCCCAAAAGCTTACACTGATGAAAATTCGTGATGGAATGAAGTGTGTGGTAAATAGTTTTTATTTTTTTCTCTGCGTCTCTGTGTCTGTGCGGTAAACAGTTACAAATTTTGCTTCTCTGTAATTTTCGGTCACCCTTTTTTCATTATAGTTTCTACGGCGT encodes:
- a CDS encoding sulfite exporter TauE/SafE family protein — encoded protein: MHEVVNFINLDLINIFYLFSLGFVGGLVSGFIGSGGAFVLTPGMMSLGVPGLVSVASNMCHKFPKALVGAIKRARYGQVDVKLGLIMGISAEAGVLYGANIQEGIKKTFGEAGSNLYISIVFIVILGIVGTFVLLDALATYKDNSIHQEERLTKLARWVQSIHIPGTMIYFESLKARVSVLFTIPLGFATGMLAATIAVGGFIGVPSMIYILGAPSLMASATELVIAFVMGLGGSLKYALHGMVDIRLAMIILGGSLFGIHLGAIGTTYVKPFMIKVVMGVIMVTVLFSRSLMIPVYLAQLGIIQNMSKITMMWLNNLSFAIMALALLLGAFIILKALWQGLTAEKR